One region of Mycteria americana isolate JAX WOST 10 ecotype Jacksonville Zoo and Gardens chromosome 17, USCA_MyAme_1.0, whole genome shotgun sequence genomic DNA includes:
- the LOC142418329 gene encoding olfactory receptor 1E16-like codes for MSPKSLQQGNLSSPTMFLLLGFSSAYRAQVTLCLCFSLIYLVTVLGNLLIMTLIWLDAHLHSPMYFFLGHLSFLDICYSSVTLPKILGDSFSPQKTISFVGCIMQIYFFLCFGGSECMLLAAMAYDRYLAICHPLHYPALMSKKMCHCLVAVSWLSGSFSSLIQAFLTARLPFCRSNTIDHVFCEMPFLLKASCSPNTPLNKVALYALAGTIAMGSFLLTLVSYVHIIGAVLQKGAGTQRAFATCTSHLTVVSLFFGAGAVAYLVPHSSGSKAMDEVLALLYAIVTPMLNPIIYSLRNSKVKGAIRKALRRGVLQVSTKGAGIAAERPPLPTAGMQLSVTQHT; via the coding sequence atGAGCCCCAAatccctgcagcagggaaatCTCAGCAGCCCCACCATGTTCCTTCTCTTGGGATTTTCCAGCGCCTACAGAGCACAGGTGACCCTCTGCCTGTGCTTCTCGCTCATTTACCTGGTGACAGTGCTGGGGAACCTGCTCATCATGACCCTCATCTGGCTGGACGCCCACCTGCACTCCCCCATGTATTTCTTCCTGGGCCACCTCTCCTTCCTGGACATCTGCTACTCTTCCGTCACCCTCCCTAAGATCCTTGGAGACTCCTTCTCACCACAGAAGACCATCTCCTTTGTGGGCTGCATCATGCAAATCtacttcttcctttgctttggGGGCTCTGAGTGCATGCTCCTGGCTGCCATGGCCTATGATCGGTACCTGGCCATCTGCCACCCCCTCCACTACCCGGCGCTCATGAGCAAGAAGATGTGCCACTGCTTAGTGGCTGTTTCGTGGCTGAGCGGCTCCTTCTCATCTCTGATCCAGGCCTTCCTCACAGCCCGCTTGCCCTTCTGCAGGTCCAACACGATCGACCACGTGTTCTGCGAGATGCCCTTCTTGCTGAAGGCATCCTGCAGCCCTAACACTCCCCTCAACAAGGTCGCCTTGTATGCTTTGGCTGGGACTATTGCAATGGGCTCTTTCCTCCTTACTCTCGTGTCATACGTTCACATCATCGGGGCTGTCCTCCAGAAGGGAGCAGGGACACAGAGGGCCTTTGCCACCTGCACCTCCCACCTGACCGTGGTGTCCCTGTTCTTCGGTGCCGGGGCCGTTGCGTACCTGGTGCCTCACTCCAGTGGCTCCAAGGCGATGGACGAGGTCCTCGCCCTGCTGTATGCCATCGTGACCCCCATGCTCAACCCCATCATCTACAGCTTGAGAAACAGCAAGGTCAAAGGGGCCATCAGGAAAGCCCTGCGCAGGGGGGTGTTACAGGTGTCCACCAAGGGTGCAGGCATCGCCGCTGAGcgaccccccctccccacggcaGGGATGCAGCTCTCGGTGACCCAACACACATGA
- the LCNL1 gene encoding lipocalin-like 1 protein, protein MRTAGLSLGLALLCLLRAEAEGLGALGLDKSKIAGKWHIIALASDSESYLQKKDELKMAMASITVLGEGDLKVSFAIPTPEGCKKSEAIYRQTGTPGEYYSSERGNKTAQVVDTDGKTYAIIFASRVKDGKTLHMLRLYSRTRQASPRIRALFKKLAREKSFTAEMIRMLPSQEECRLDEA, encoded by the exons ATGAGGACtgcggggctgagcctggggctggccctgctctgcttGCTGCGTGCAGAGGCTGAGGGCCTTGGGGCCTTGGGGCTGGACAAGAGCAAG ATTGCAGGGAAATGGCACATCATTGCCCTGGCCTCTGACTCCGAGAGCTACCTCCAAAAGAAGGACGAGCTGAAGATGGCGATGGCCTCCATCACGGTCCTGGGGGAGGGTGACCTGAAGGTCTCCTTTGCCATTCCCAC CCCGGAGGGATGTAAGAAATCGGAGGCGATCTACAGGCAAACAGGCACCCCTGGTGAATACTACAGCTCTG AGAGAGGCAATAAAACGGCGCAGGTGGTGGATACCGACGGCAAGACATATGCAATTATCTTTGCCTCCAGAGTGAAGGACGGGAAGACCTTGCACATGCTGAGGCTCTACA GCAGAACCCGGCAGGCAAGCCCCAGAATCAGAGCGCTGTTCAAGAAGCTTGCGAGGGAGAAGAGCTTCACCGCCGAAATGATCAGGATGCTGCCCAGCCAGG AGGAATGCAGGCTCGATGAAGCGTAG